The following is a genomic window from Bacillus kexueae.
AGACATTGTCCGGAATGTGATAGTGATTATATCCGTTTTTTCGGAACGGGAACACAGCGAGTAGAAGAAGAGCTCACTAAAGTGTTACCGGAAGCGCGTGTGATAAGAATGGATGTCGATACGACGAATCGAAAAGGAGCGCATGAAGCCTTACTGAAAAAGTTTGGTAATAAAGAAGCTGATATTTTGCTGGGGACTCAGATGATAGCAAAAGGACTTGATTTTCCTGATGTGACACTTGTGGGTGTTTTGGCGGCAGATACGAGCTTACGAATACCGGATTTTCGTGCGTCGGAAAAAACATTTCAATTGTTAACGCAAGTGAGTGGAAGAGCTGGTCGGCACGAAAAACCAGGAGAAGTAGTCATTCAAACATATGCTCCTGAGCATTATAGCATTCAACTAGCGATGGAACAGGATTTTGATAAATTTTATCAAAAGGAAATGATCATGAGGAAGCTTCATGCTTATCCGCCTTTCTATTATCTTGTATTAATTACTGTTTCTGACGAAGAAATTTTAAAAGTAGTAGATGTTTCAGAAAAGATTGCTTCGTTTATGAAAAGTAAATTGTCTAATGAAGCGCAAATATTAGGTCCGGTTGCATCACCGATTCCACGTATCAATGATAGATATCGATATCATTGCATGATAAAATACAAGCGGGAATCGGCCTTATTTGATTCGTTACGGACAGTTTTACACCATTATCAGAAGGAAATTTCACAAACGTCCTTAACGATTTCAATCGATGTCAATCCAATGATGTTAATGTAAGCATTCTTATTTTAAACGTTCAAAAAATGTATAGTTCAATAAAGGAGGTCAATTCATTGGCTATTCGTGAAATCGTCACTTATCCTGCAGACATACTTGAAACACCTTGTGAGAAAGTGACGGATTTTGATAAAAAATTAACGAAATTATTAAATGATATGTACGAGACGATGTTACATGCCGATGGTGTTGGGTTAGCAGCTCCACAAATTGGTATAGCAAAACAAATTGCAATCGTCGATGTCGGGGATTCAAATGGTAAAATTGAGCTCATAAATCCCGTCATTATTGAAGAACGGGGAGAGCAAGTGGGACCTGAAGGATGCCTCAGTTTCCCAGGCCTTTTTGGGGAAGTGAAGCGTGCCCATTATGTGAAGGTTCGAGCACAAAATAGACGTGGAAAAATATTTGTATTAGAAGCTAAAGGGTTTTTAGCACGTGCCATTCAACATGAGATTGATCATTTACATGGCGTGTTATTTACTTCCAAAGTAACAAAATATTTGAAGGAAGAGGATTTAGTAGAAGGGTGATTAGTAATGGCAAAGATCGTATTTATGGGGACACCGGATTTTGCAGTTCCTGTTTTAGAACAATTAATTGAAGACAAATATGACGTTGTAGCGGTGGTCACTCAACCAGATAGGCCTGTAGGGCGTAAAAAAGTGTTGACACCACCACCTGTAAAAGTAGCAGCAGTAAACCATGGAATTCCAGTTTTACAACCGGAGAAAATTCGTGAAGAAGCGGAGTGGAAAAAGGTTCTTGAATTTGAGCCGGATTTAATTGTAACTGCAGCTTTTGGTCAAATTCTGCCGAAAGAATTATTAGAAGCGCCTCCGTTAGGTTGCATTAATGTTCATGCATCTTTACTTCCTGAATTACGTGGGGGAGCCCCGATTCATTATGCTATTTTACAAGGGAAGGAAAAAACGGGGATTACCATTATGTATATGGTGGAGAAGCTGGATGCTGGGGACATTATCTCGCAAGTTGAAGTCGGCATAGAGGAATCTGATCATGTCGGTACTCTCCATGACAAGTTGAGTGCCGCTGGGGCCAAATTGCTTTCAGAAACGGTGCCGAATATTTTAAATGAAACGATTCAGCCAATTCGTCAAGAGGAAGAAAAAGCGACCTTTGCTTACAATATTAAACGGGAGCAAGAAAAAATTGATTGGAATAAGACGGGTGAAGAAATTTACAATCATATTCGAGGGCTCCACCCATGGCCTGTAGCATATACGACTTTAGAAGATAAAGTTATGAAAGTTTGGTGGGGAGAGAAGGTGTCAACACAAAATAGTGAAGCACCTGGAACGATTGTGAAG
Proteins encoded in this region:
- the def gene encoding peptide deformylase is translated as MAIREIVTYPADILETPCEKVTDFDKKLTKLLNDMYETMLHADGVGLAAPQIGIAKQIAIVDVGDSNGKIELINPVIIEERGEQVGPEGCLSFPGLFGEVKRAHYVKVRAQNRRGKIFVLEAKGFLARAIQHEIDHLHGVLFTSKVTKYLKEEDLVEG
- the fmt gene encoding methionyl-tRNA formyltransferase, whose protein sequence is MAKIVFMGTPDFAVPVLEQLIEDKYDVVAVVTQPDRPVGRKKVLTPPPVKVAAVNHGIPVLQPEKIREEAEWKKVLEFEPDLIVTAAFGQILPKELLEAPPLGCINVHASLLPELRGGAPIHYAILQGKEKTGITIMYMVEKLDAGDIISQVEVGIEESDHVGTLHDKLSAAGAKLLSETVPNILNETIQPIRQEEEKATFAYNIKREQEKIDWNKTGEEIYNHIRGLHPWPVAYTTLEDKVMKVWWGEKVSTQNSEAPGTIVKIENDGFIVSTGNETAIKITELQPAGKKRMKAEQFVRGASIEVGMKFE